In one Podarcis muralis chromosome 7, rPodMur119.hap1.1, whole genome shotgun sequence genomic region, the following are encoded:
- the LOC144328378 gene encoding small serum protein 5-like, producing the protein MKDLLSLTVLCFSLASCCGFCFQEVHKIRVRNGELLRPSECTDIYDGSQHSLGTAWNTAECMRCECKEGGMECCARYGGILDVVGCKAVIDPETCQYKLYKLDDPTTLCAY; encoded by the exons ATG AAAGATCTCCTCAGCCTGACTGTCCTCTGTTTCAGCCTGGCTTCCTGCTGTGGATTCTGCTTCCAAGAAGTGCATAAAATAAGGGTTAGAAATG gtgAACTCCTGCGTCCAAGTGAGTGTACGGATATATATGACGGGAGCCAGCATTCATTGGGAACTGCCTGGAATACAGCTGAGTGCATGCGATGTGAATGCAAGGAAGGAGGAATGGAATGCTGTGCCAG atATGGTGGCATTCTAGATGTTGTAGGATGCAAAGCAGTGATTGATCCAGAAACGTGCCAGTATAAGTTATATAAGCTTGATGACCCCACAACGCTGTGTGCCTATTAA